The sequence below is a genomic window from Haematobia irritans isolate KBUSLIRL chromosome 3, ASM5000362v1, whole genome shotgun sequence.
CCTCAGAGCCTATATgtgaaacaacaaaacaaaattacacTTCCAGCACAATAACAGAGCTTTTATGCGaatcaaaaatacaaaaatctgCAAGCGATATGCAGgatttagatgttaaaaaagaaataattataCCGGAATTGGAAACATCACCTACTGTTGAAAAAGTCAAAACGAATGTGGAATCTTCACAACCATCAACATTTGAAACTTCGAATATTTCTACCAAATCCCAgagaaaaaactataaaaatgctCTGAAAATGCTTGAAAAACTTAAAGCACAAGATGCGAAAACCTTAACCTTAAGGGACAAGCATAATAAGAAACGGGCAATTtgggtagtaaaaaaatttgaacaacaattTGGACCACTGGCAGTAAATGAAACCAttacaaaaatggaaaataaagatACATATCACAAATCAAAGGAACATTCTCCATCAAAAGGAATAAATTTGGATGTAGATGTTTCGTTAAGCAACCCCAGCGAGATCTCTGAGCTTATATgcgaaacaacaaaacaaacataCACTTCGGAGCTTATATGCGAAACAAAAGTAGAAGAATTTCTAAGCGACATGTCGAAAAAAAGAATTATAGTGGAGTTGGAAACATCCACTCCTATAGTGGAGTTGGAAACATCCACTCCTATGGACCATACGAATGTGGAAGCTCCACAACCATCTACACTTGAAAGCTGTGACTTTAATACGACGAATATTCCTACAAGGACTAAAcggaaaaaatatagaaaagctTTAAAAAGGCTTGAACAACTTGAAGCACAAGATGCGGAAACTCTAACCTTGAGGGACAAGAATATTAAGAAACAAGCAATTTTGGTAGTTAAACAATTCGAAAAACAATTTGGGCCACTGTcagaaattgaaacaaatacaaaaatggaaaataaagatACATTATATAAACAATTAAAGGAGCATTCTCCACCAAAagatataaaaatggaaatagaAATTAATGAGTTAACAAATCAAGAAAATATAACAAGCAGTCAcattaatgaaaataataatactgaaataaaattaaataaatcaaaaaaagacCATTGCCCCCTAAACCAAAATCCTCTAAAGGAGAAATTAGGTCACAAAACTAATTTAATTCgccaaaatagaaacaaaaaaggaaaaaataagaaaagtaaaattaagGGCATGACAGCTAGCACAAATCAATTTGAATGTTTAATGAAAAAGAATACCGAATTGAAAACGGATATTTCACTAAGCCAAAAagatgaagaattcacgaacgtattttgtgaaaaacaagaaaataccaaaaatcttgatttagaaaaatttaagttagctaaagaatttttgaacaatttttcaaacgaaTATAAATATGACGATGGAGCTTTGaataatttcttagaaatatatacaaaatttgaatacaattttaaaaccaTTAGAGGCTTAAATTCAATGGGTACACATGATCTTCCGGAAGGTCAGTCCAAAGTAATGAATGTAATAGCTAAAATACCATCATGGGTATTTGATGATTATTCTAAGATGTCATCTAAATCTTACAAACGAGCCGTTGAACGActgcaaaaatttgacaaaagaaatCCAAATACTGATACTTTGACTATTGGCCAGCAAAGAGAGAGAAATTCTATGCTTATCATCATTTATTGTTATCAATTAAGAAATTGTGAAGGTGATAAAAATTGTCGagctgaaattttgaataaaattgaaaaattggatTTGACAACTACTACTTGGGACAAATATCAAGATGAACAAGTAATACGTTACAAACGCTATGTCAAATATCTTGGCTTCATGTGGAAAGTAAATCAAATAGAATTGAATGGTGACAAAGTAGAAATGGAAAATGTATATAGATGCTGCAAATACATTTTCttgtatgaaaaacaaaatcccAAGGCATTAAGTACAATAATCTTTATAATGGAGAATAGTGAGGCAGCAAATATATCCAGTACACCAAAACTCATAGCTGTTAAACGAGTGGAAATTATTATCAAGGGAAGGAgagtaaaaaaatcaataaaaccaAATAAACCAATATTGAATGGAAAACCAAtcaaaaaatttcgaaagaatTCTCGGAATATTGAATTGCAGGATCATGAACTAAAGGAGATACTACTAAGCGGAGTAAATTTACCATCAAGAGACAACGAAATTACAACATTTTCGTCATCTAACTTGAATGAAATATCACCATCATCACAAACCATAGAAATAATGAAGAACTGCAATTTAAAATCTCCCAAAGACTTGCCTACCATTAACAGAGGTCAttatgaagaagaagaaaagacaaaacttaaattatcaccaaaatcagAAATATCCAAGGAAACGACTGAGGAACTTTCAAGTAGCCTACCAATGGAAATTTCCCACAATTGTGTTAAAACCGTAGATGACGTAAAATCCACAATATCTAATCCTACCAAGATATTTCCTCCCGTTGATATGgaattaagaaattataaacGCAGTCGTTCAACTATATGGAAAATGAGCCAACGTGATATTCGAATTTCCCCTTTTCTATATCATGAAATGATAAGGTTTCGTAAAGCtatatatattacaaaaaattttgaagaatttaataaagaaaaaattaccaTTGCCATGGATGAGAAGGCAATATCTgaattagaaaagaaaattgtattgtcCAATGTGACAATGTGTAAACAATACTATGACATAGATGAAGATGTTCTAAAAGAAATCGAGAGAGATTATCAATCTGACAatgatggggatatattaaatgAAAGTAAAATACTTGGAACTTCTACCATGACACCCACTACAGATAATGGGCCAAATGAAAGTAAAATACTTGGAAGTTCCACCATGACACACACTACAGATAATGGGCCAAATGCAATGGTCGAAATCAAAACGGGAGAAAACGTTACAGGAGAGAAACGTTTGAATACATCTCCTAGTGATATACCACCATCTAAAATATCCAAAATCGATAACTAATAATTATTGTACATAGATCTTAACAATTCTGTAATTATCTACTAtcaaaaaattagtcattttgaaaatgactttaaaaataaaaaagaatcgtTAAATTGTAATACAAGCAAAAAGATTTATTATTTCAGATGTTTTTGTCTGCTGAATTTTGGAATCGCAATTTTATTActgcaaaattaattttttaattgaaatgtcttcaataacgcAAATGGTAgcatcaattacaattttaattagacattaaaaaatgcttgattaaaaaatcaatttatttcagTCCgactgtcctaaaatttggtatagggtcctgtttcggctcaaagacgatccctattgattttggaaaaaatcggttcagatttagatatagctgcgatatatatttttcaccgatctggtcatagttggcgtgtatatcaaccgatcttcctcaaattccgtacatccga
It includes:
- the LOC142230732 gene encoding uncharacterized protein LOC142230732, producing the protein MEKQFNDVCNEDACSDCEHSESSDDDISILSDNDIDLLTKFLTGASKPANGENSFFEDSMSDISIMSDNDIDLLSEFITTNAKDVSNELNWTICGSDKNYEKANEKSNAESLLPDETTESPKEICCSEHTIITESNEQLKTAERGEKKFRRYTKCLKQVWLLNQMYPKKLHNSILRIKRKMSNFILSYERKADRDSFKNVTVLVPYDSKDGPSQKAISREEILIEVDDVPMPKKRRQRPYVKGSQKPRKPTNKIVIVPVPPCIIRDTENNSQFSSVQKTNKKEKFENNTAESSAVNNEKIDEDLTFDNIAEEDIELMLHRLHYGENCKSFKINRCNLNPASKNLNNRDWKSYRNAVYCLQMINGKDRITDKDIKNKNKLIATIDKYETLFKLENNGMEEDTSTPSMTSEPICETTKQNYTSSTITELLCESKIQKSASDMQDLDVKKEIIIPELETSPTVEKVKTNVESSQPSTFETSNISTKSQRKNYKNALKMLEKLKAQDAKTLTLRDKHNKKRAIWVVKKFEQQFGPLAVNETITKMENKDTYHKSKEHSPSKGINLDVDVSLSNPSEISELICETTKQTYTSELICETKVEEFLSDMSKKRIIVELETSTPIVELETSTPMDHTNVEAPQPSTLESCDFNTTNIPTRTKRKKYRKALKRLEQLEAQDAETLTLRDKNIKKQAILVVKQFEKQFGPLSEIETNTKMENKDTLYKQLKEHSPPKDIKMEIEINELTNQENITSSHINENNNTEIKLNKSKKDHCPLNQNPLKEKLGHKTNLIRQNRNKKGKNKKSKIKGMTASTNQFECLMKKNTELKTDISLSQKDEEFTNVFCEKQENTKNLDLEKFKLAKEFLNNFSNEYKYDDGALNNFLEIYTKFEYNFKTIRGLNSMGTHDLPEGQSKVMNVIAKIPSWVFDDYSKMSSKSYKRAVERLQKFDKRNPNTDTLTIGQQRERNSMLIIIYCYQLRNCEGDKNCRAEILNKIEKLDLTTTTWDKYQDEQVIRYKRYVKYLGFMWKVNQIELNGDKVEMENVYRCCKYIFLYEKQNPKALSTIIFIMENSEAANISSTPKLIAVKRVEIIIKGRRVKKSIKPNKPILNGKPIKKFRKNSRNIELQDHELKEILLSGVNLPSRDNEITTFSSSNLNEISPSSQTIEIMKNCNLKSPKDLPTINRGHYEEEEKTKLKLSPKSEISKETTEELSSSLPMEISHNCVKTVDDVKSTISNPTKIFPPVDMELRNYKRSRSTIWKMSQRDIRISPFLYHEMIRFRKAIYITKNFEEFNKEKITIAMDEKAISELEKKIVLSNVTMCKQYYDIDEDVLKEIERDYQSDNDGDILNESKILGTSTMTPTTDNGPNESKILGSSTMTHTTDNGPNAMVEIKTGENVTGEKRLNTSPSDIPPSKISKIDN